TTCATGCACAGGATAGGGGATACTAATACGAATAAAAACCGTAGATGGAATCTAAAAACACCCAACTGGACATTATTCAGTGATATTATAGAGGAAGAAATtaccaaaatacaatataatgaccAATCCAATATAGAAAACGCagtcaaaatattaactaacataATCACCTCAGCAGCAGAAATATCAATCGGTAGCTGTATAAACCATAACCAAAAACCCAAAGTTCCTTGGTGGAATGATGAGATTAAAAGagctataatcaataaaaagaaCGCCTTAAacacgtacaaaaaaaaataaaaccttagaAAATTTCATACAACTCAAAAAACTGCGTGcccaagccaaatttttaataaaaaaaagcaaaaaaaactcATGGAAAGAATTCACAACCAGCATAAACTCCAAAACTAACTCATCCAAGATATGGAACAAAATCCATTCATTGAAAGGTATAAACCGAAACCAAGAAATTCATATAACTGACGAACAAGGAACAACATCAGCTCCAGAAGATGTCGCCGAAAAAATCGGCGCTTACTTCCAAGATAATTTTAGCAACAAAATCTACACACAAGAATTTATTAACGGAATAAAAATACCATTCGAAAACTCACAAATAATCTCAATGACAAACCCGAACAATAGCGACCAAATTGTCTTGAACTCCAGTATAACACTCAATGAAATGGAAACTGCACTAAATAAATGCCAGAGCAAAAGCCCTGGCCCAGACAGTATcccttattgttttattataaacctcGGCATAACagcaaaaaaatttctattgaatatatataacaatatatggcACACAGGAGTTATACCTAAAGAATGGAAAAAGGGAATAATAATTCCTATTCTTAAACCAGGGAAAAACAAACATTCCACTGAAGGATACAGACCTATCACACTCCTAAACACAATgacaaaaattatggaaaaaattataaacttaagaTTAACATGGTTCttagaaaaaaaccaaatacttTCTAAAGAGCAAAGTGGATTTCGCCACACTAGATCAACAATGGACaacttaattacaataaaaactgaaatagaaAATGCATTCGAACATAAACAAATACTCGGAATGATCAGTTTGGATATAACAAAGGCTTACGATTCTGTATGGAGACATAGAATACTAGCTCTACTAAGCAAAATCTTAACAAACGGCAATATGTTCATGTATATTACAAACTACCTAAAAGAAAGACAATTTCAGGTCAAAGTATCACATACCCTATCAAAGACGTTCTACCAAGAAAATGGCATCCCACAAGGATCATCACTGGCAGTCACACTCTTTCTCTTGGCCATTAATGATATTGTTGAAACAATCAAAGTTCCTGTAAAAGCTAATTTATTCGCCGAtgactttaacattttttgcagAAGCAAAAACCTAAAAACCGTCCAAGAATTACTCCAAATAAGTGCTAACAGCTTATCAGATTGGTCAAAAAAAACTGGCTTCTCATTCTCTAACCTCAAAtccaaaagtattatatttacaaaacaaaaaaaaataaaagatctcAATATAATACTAGACAACTTAGTTATACCtcaccataataaaattaaaattctaggaATAACATTCGATTCCAAACTCAATTGGATACctcatctaaaaaatattcgtgACTCGTTATCTCAAAAACTcaacataatcaaaataattgccCACACATCATGGGGTGGTGACAGCGCATCTCTTTTAATGATCTATAAAGCGTTAATTCGATCTAAAACAGATTATGGATCAATACTGTTAAAAAATGCCAAAACCAACCACTTAAACATGGTTCAAACTAAACTAAATACTGCTATAAGACTTTCAATAGGGGGATTCAAATCCAGCCCAATTGAGAGTATTAGAAACATTGCTAATGAAATCCCACCTAACCTTAGAAGAGAAAAACTACTGCTATTATATTGTGCCAGAACCAAAAGAAATATCAACAATCCAGCCATCAAAGTAATAAATGCACACATACAGCAAGccgaaaaagaaaatataaaaataaacaatattttagaaagaAAACCGTACATTTTTCCCCCTTGGAACACAACATTCAATGTTAACCTTACTTTAACtcaattcaaaaaagaaaacacaatGCCATCCATATATAAAAACATGCTCAACAACATATTGCAAGAACACCCAAACAGTGTACACATATACACTGATGCATCCAAAACAAATGACGGTGTTGGTCTcgctatgataataaacaatcaaACAATAGCATACAAACTTCCACCTCAAGCATCAATATTCACAGCAGAAGCGATGGCAATATACAAAGCTGTAAAATATTTCCACACTGAATATTCAAACcaccaaacaaaatgtataatacttagcGACTCACTCAGCAATTTAATTGCCATCACAAATACTCGAAACCAAACAGATATCACTAAGCTAATACAAGAAGAAACTTTTCttgcagaaaataaaaatatatacatccaGTTTGTATGGATTCCGGGCCACATCGGCATTCCAGGAAATGAAATGGCTGACCAAGAAGCCCATAATGCAATCACCTCCAAATTAACTGCAACCATAAAGTCCATCACATTTGCAGATgcaaaaaacgaaattaaactACACACAAACAATAAATGGCATTCCTACTGGCGAAAACTCAACACcaaactcaataaaataaaaaacaatataaatctatGGATAAATCTTGAACTCAGTAGAAAAGAAGAAACCATAATAAACCGTCTCCGAATTGGTCACACACACCTAACTCACAGCTATTTGATGACCAAAGACGATCCTCCACTATGCGACGCGTGCAATGTACTTTTAACGGTCAACCACGTCATCAcagaatgtcaaaaatacaacatgtaTCGAAATCAATACCACATATCAGAACAAATTTGTCAAGCACTAGGACCAAACCCACAAGacgttaaaaacttaattttattcttaaaaaaaacagaattgtataatttaatttaatgtaaccatGTAAATGCTAAAATACTAACAATGTAATCTAAAATTCATGTACTAATGGCCTAGTTGTCGATGTATATttcagatcaataaaaaaaaaaaaaaaaaaaaaaaaaaaaaatcgcttaaaaaaaaaatattccaacttggattaaaaaaaaattgatacagctttaaataaaagaattagtatggatgataaaaaatataaaggttagttttttttttcaatttgccTCTTCAAATTAAATGGAGCTTGAGCAAgtacatacttaataatatcttCCATTTCATTTTGAGTACTGTGTTTAAACTTTTCTTGAGTTTTGATggcatctaaaaattaaataagaaagttttaataataggtaaatatagcatataagtagtattcattatacattataactaaACAGAAATTACACATTAGTGTGTTTAACTTATTTTTGGTTAAGAGAAAAgattatatttatgttgaatgaggatatataatatattcttcctGATGGCCATTTATATAACATGTTAAAacatatgcatttatatgtttACAAATCTGCAAATAGttttactaaaatttatgtgtgtacattattatagttatttattttattgcatgtAAACTATTAgttatcttaaattttgatttaataagatatattttacacattttattttagttataaaatgaattatatttatataataaatgaacattgttattattatattgtacctgataataaaatatcatattaataaatgattatagtAGTTATGTAGCCTGAGCATGTATTATCTGCACTATTGACTTacaaattttactaaattaagCATCATGGGTACACCCacccatacatttttaaaaaccattgcttaaaaataatcatcTTTTCCCTACACCACTGCCTACTAcacaataaaatcaatagttatattatataattattatgcatctTACCAAATATTACTGAACAAGTtgctaaatttgaaaatttctgTTTTCCTTTTTTCCCTGTATAAGAGAAGTCTTTCAGTAACTCATCTTTAAATAACTTAGCCATAAGCCTTTTTACCATcgatttaacattttttccacCAATATAAGATAGTTCATTCacctaaaaatatgtaaatatattaaaataattgtaaaggcAAAACTctcaaatttcaaaactaaggaaataaatgaaaataaaaacaacttatcctttatactttaataactgagtaaacaaatattagacagtaggtatacatataagaaACTTGGCCATGATCTTCCAAGtccttaagaggatgctacccatgcatttgttgtctccgtcttacacacataCGAAATACCAAAATtttgttcactagtttcaatagttttgatattagagtgagttgacctattattaaacttttaggtaagaacattctCTGTACTTAAGCGTTggcgatttttaaattttttcattttaaagcaaaatatgggtatgtgaaatatcaaaaattaaaaatgatcatatctctcttgaaaattaaaatacatatttagtaaaagccaacgcttaagcacaaataatgttattatctaaaaattgtataaaaggtcaattcactctaatatcaaaactatagAAACTAGTGAACACAATTTTgatatgtcgtacgtgtgtaagacagagacaacaaatgcatgggtagcatccTCTAAAATTATACGACAAATATATCCATGATAATCATTTTACTTAGTtgctttttttagaaatatttataggtataaaataatagctagtatttttaatagtattatataatattattatgaatacctagcgtattataatattatttagcacaGAACTTTTACTTGTTTCTTCGATTACTCTAAAATTACTATACTTATttagttacaaaaattaaattataattaattaaaactcaaTATTTCAACCATTTTATAAGTAAATCAAAGATAGTTTAGTTTCTTACCAAGTTTATGCGGAATGTACCTTCtcccaaaatattattttccaatgtATCAAGATCTGCCATATTATCGATGGGTAACGGACAAGTcatatcatttaataatgatgAGGATATCCCATTCATAGAAGAATCTTTTGTTGGCATGCTATTTAAAcgtatttcaataaaatcaaGTCTTTGAGCCATATCCCTTTGATTGTTTATGATACGTCTTAATTCATGTTTGATAAATGTCAACATATGTAAAGTTTCTTTTTGATAATCTGTGCCTGtatgaaatttgtaaatataaatataaagtatatttttaaatcaaactgAAGAATTACCTAGTGGTGTACTATTTTTAACAGCTTCTGTAGATATGTCTAATAGTTTAGGTGTTCTGATACATACTTCTGAACTTCTTTcatctgttaaaatataattgaaatttaaataaataaataataactttattgttaaaaaaaataatatttaccaagaTGAACATCAGAAGATTCTAATTGAATTTCAATGATTTCTtcattactattaattttatcataatagtttaaattaaatgttggtactgtaaaaacaaaacatgattatatataatacatctatCCTATTGATATAAATCATTTGTAGCAATTATTAGTgaataacaaatacattatgACTTACCATCATTCTTATACTTATCAGTCAAATTTGATGGTATGTCATAAGACAGCTGTTTAACTATCGATGGTCTTTGTTGATTTTTCagcactttaaaaaaaatattcatatatattatacgtacaaaataacatacaatagatatttatttatttattataatacattacaagTAAAAACTtacttttcaacttttttggAGAAGGAGACCAACctgcatattttaatgtacgatcagacttattacttttattgaatttttcatcatcagaatctaaataaaataataattgtgatacataagtgttataaattaaaatatacagatatattattatttaattaggagaacaaataaaattaataacctgAATACTCGGGACAATCTGAATATGACTGGttattggtttttacttttaattttctcTTAGACTTTAATTCACCAATATCTGACAGGTCACTTTGATTACACCCTTTTTCTGCCAAATTATTAGCTTCTCCAAATGATTCTATAGTATAAAAaggtatcaaattttaaaagtatttaatagttAGGaattttgttatcaaataatattttttactgatattttttttaagaattcttGCTTCATGGTAATCAAATTCAATTTCATTAGGAATAGTTTTAAGTTGTACAAATTTCTTAATCAAAGCTCTGTTTTTTGGCCACGCACAAGTTCCATTCTTTGTGAACCAAAAACTGGGTACAGGTTCTACAGAGTCATCACCATAAAAGTGAACTACTGAATAGGTTGCCATattctaatactataataatacaacaataaataatgtttgttaaacaataaatatcatagcataaattacaatttataaggatacctatacatattatttagatattatcaattattcaatatatataaatattatattaagtattttatcaactcagaatttgtaataataaaaagtaaataaaatatataataagatcaatttatttatggttatatgttataacatacacataaaattaataattgtattacaaataataatcaaataacatCAAGAGTATGTAAAATGGGGTatgctacattattattatcattatcaattaatatcatatacttaGAAAATTCTGTTAACTCTACATCAATTGTTGTGTAATCTTCAgataattcatcaactaatgcTATACCTAACTTTAAGCTATTAATAGGTTTTTTAAAGTaacaacaaattttattaaattgtttaaccaaaaatacatttctaCCATTAATAGAatctttacaaatatttataactttaaaaatacataattttttatcataatcaaACCCTATATAACAATCAGAAACagaatttatatctattttaattctatttttaacaattatttggaACTGAGAGGTAGTAAAGTGTTCAAGTAAAGGTCCATTAACatgcttttttttgtatattatttcattgcatGGATTGTTTAATTTACATTCACTAAAGGTTAAAAATTCTTGATAGCGTTTTATTACTTGCTCTAGTGGTCTCTCATGTTTTCTtaccatttttttcaaaaacttcatGTAGTTCTCAAATGGAAAACAAGAGCATTCCTCTAAGGAGCCAAATTTCCTATAATCATCTACAATATGGATTAATCCATGGATATTTTGAGATGAAAATTGAGATCCATAAATTTCTTCAAACttttcaacaaaatgtatcaacatttttttactaaaatttaccAACTTTTCAGTACTATTAGAAGATAATAGAATTCTAAAGGCTACATGTAaacatataaaatgaatataacattCATCCAATAAAATTCCTTTTAGCACTATAGGTCCAGTATAAAGTAAGAACTGTCTAAACTCGGTTGCTTTCCATCTCACTACATCATTTAATCCCCGAGGTTTTCTTGAAAAATCAacagttacatattttttattaaataagagACGATTGGTAACTATATTTGCATATCGGCTTTGTATGCGAACATGTACaggagattttttaaatatacccaaccataataaaatcaatttcttAACAACACCTAAGCATACTAAATGCATATAATCAATACTGAAATCGTCCACCATATTTATATaaggtatttcagttaaaattgatattgtatTGCCTATATGATGTTCATCATCAATACggtttataaaatctaaatgagTTCTATTGCGAAAATTTGTACCTAGAAAACACATGGTATTATTTATACGTTCACCTTCAACGGTGCATCTTGGACAGGAATAATATCCAACATGACCTTTGGTGCATAAAATAAAACTCTTGGCTGGAGTATCACAACAAAATGTATCTACCTTCACATACTTTTTACCATAACCAGTATCCAAACCATTTTCTGCTAAAAGTTTAAGTTCAtcaacaaaattttttaaaaataaattactgttttgTGGTTTTTCTTTCCCCCAATAAAGACCAATTATGAACACATTAGATTTAAAAGAACTGTACCGAGCATATGCGAGAATTGGCCAAAAGGCGCTTGAGGAACTTTTTGTCAAAGGCAAACCATCAATGCCAACaaccaatttaattatattttttttaataattgaaaaattacaatgagATTTTAAACCATTTGCAATAccaaaatggtaataatatccTGATTGAACAGTTTGAATTTTGTTAGGTTTATTAGGTGTCTTCAACACCGTTCTAGCATCAACaggaaaataactaaaacatttatgattttttaaaacctttaataAAGAAGATAGTGcagataatgtaatattatgttcaattgtCCAATTAGCAATAAGTTTAAGAATAGAACATTGatcatcatataaaatattattagcattTGTTAAACATTCATCATTTGAATCGGAGCTACATGATTCATTTTGTAGATCACCATAATCAGATATGTctacattattgttatcaaaattaatacttGAAAAAGGAAAGGTAGATGTATCAATACTAAGACTGTTAGAAAGGTGATCATCATTACCAATTACGCTGGGAGATGGTCTAGCATGGCTTTCTACAAccaaattattaccattatctTGGGATGTACTTGATTGTGGGAAAAAGTTTAATTGTTCTtgattttcaacaataaaatcaatagtttccATATCGTTCAAATATCTTCTACGCTTAGTAGATTTACTTTCAGATTTACTAGACatatttgtcattaaaataaaataaaagaatgactattattatatgtataatatattatagaaaagtcCTACTAGTGTAAATAATAGTAGATATGAAAAC
This genomic window from Metopolophium dirhodum isolate CAU chromosome 1, ASM1992520v1, whole genome shotgun sequence contains:
- the LOC132934787 gene encoding uncharacterized protein LOC132934787, producing the protein MATYSVVHFYGDDSVEPVPSFWFTKNGTCAWPKNRALIKKFVQLKTIPNEIEFDYHEARILKKNIKSFGEANNLAEKGCNQSDLSDIGELKSKRKLKVKTNNQSYSDCPEYSDSDDEKFNKSNKSDRTLKYAGWSPSPKKLKMLKNQQRPSIVKQLSYDIPSNLTDKYKNDVPTFNLNYYDKINSNEEIIEIQLESSDVHLDERSSEVCIRTPKLLDISTEAVKNSTPLGTDYQKETLHMLTFIKHELRRIINNQRDMAQRLDFIEIRLNSMPTKDSSMNGISSSLLNDMTCPLPIDNMADLDTLENNILGEGTFRINLVNELSYIGGKNVKSMVKRLMAKLFKDELLKDFSYTGKKGKQKFSNLATCSVIFDAIKTQEKFKHSTQNEMEDIIKYVLAQAPFNLKRQIEKKN